From the Ammospiza caudacuta isolate bAmmCau1 chromosome 1, bAmmCau1.pri, whole genome shotgun sequence genome, the window ATTTCGAGGAGACGTCTCAGTTTGCAAGGCAAGAGAATTTTATTGAGGCAAAAGAAGAGTGAGAGGTCATGAGCAGCCAGTAGAAGGGAGCTGGTCTGAGGGACAAATAGGGCGACCATCAGCCAAGGTCCTTGGATTACAGTAGGTTTGGCCAGACCATCAAGGCCTTCCTGCTCCTTAGAAGAAGCAGCCGCATGGTGAAGGTTCCCAGTGGTCCCCAGCCTCAGAAAAGGGATTTGCAGAAGAAGAGACAGGATAAAGCTGGAAGAGAGTGGGagatgaggaggaggcagaTGGACCATATTTGCAGGCAGCCAAGGCGGGCCCCTTGGCTACTGCCTTGCTTGGTGCCCTGAGAGCAGGAGATGCCTTAAGGCATCACTGGAATTGAAATTGCTGAGCTGATTTTAGAGCCGTGGCACAGAAATGTGTCCTAATGCCTGAAATGTGTTCCAGGGAGTGGGTGGTTGGTGTCAGGGGTGGTGCTGAGGGCCCTTAGCAGATGTAGCCATAGCCCCTTCTGCCATAGCAGCCCAGGCCTCCCAGGCCGTAGCCAAACCCACGGCCATAGCCAAGGCCATAACCAAAGCCACCAAATCCCCCAGagatgggctgtccctgcacactgAGCTCAGTGCCCACGGCAGCGGAGGAGGTGGATCCAACGGCGGtgttctgggggaaggaggtcatgatgggtcctggcagggtgacCAGCACGGGAGAAGGCTGGATAACAACTCGGGAATCCTGgcattgcagggcacagggctcgtTGCAGCTGTTGGCCAGCGGGGTGGGTCcacagggactgcagaggctgttGCAGGCCATGGGTGTGGTGTGGAGGGTGCctggaagagagaggagggTGAGGCAGGGCAGAGGAGTGTGGGGATGCACGAGGAGTGATGGAGTGTGGAGGCTGTTGTGGGGCTGTTGTGCGGAGGTGtgagggctgctggggcagagtgtGCTGCACTCCTGCGAGAGGGGCCaggggagaagaaggaggagggtCAGGGGCTTGAGGCTTACCTGGTTCTTGAAAGAAGCAGGAGCAGATGGGGTCAGGAGGAGTGTGTGAGGGAGAGAGGCTCTGGGCCGGCTTTTATGCTGGTCCTGGATGGGCGGGACAGCTTTGTGCCATGCCTTGGGGCATTTTtgaggcagcagctcttgcCTGGCCCAGCCTGCTGAGTCCTGAGGTGGGGAGTGTTCTCCTTCCTGGAGTTCTGCAGTTTCACGTCCTTCCCTTggggctctgtccctctgacctTGGCGGCTCCTCTGAACTGCCACAATTAGAGACCAGTGTGTGGCTGTTGGTGCCACATGTTAGGGCACGTAGAAGGTTCAGCCAAAGCTGAGGAGAACTCGGGTGTCATCCAAGGTCATTCCATGGCATGTTGGGAACATGTCCCATTTGTATTCTTGCCTCCTGCCTGAAAGaactcccagctctctcagcttctgTCCGTTTTAAAGGAAATCCCAGACCTCAACCTTCTGTGGCCTGCCATTCAGATCCTTCTCCAGCCCCCACACTGGACACCTGGACTTGCCTGGGTTTTTGAGGTTTGTGCAGTACTCTCTTCCAAAAAACCCAGTACAATTTCCAAACCCTCTTTCTGTCAATCAGACATTGTTCAGAGACTGATCTTGCTCCTCCACAATCAGTCAGGTAATGGTCACAAAAGTCCTAAATATCAAATCCTTCCATTCCTGTAAAACTCCCAGAGAAGAGGGACAGCAAGACACCCTCAGAAAATGACTGATGGTAAAGGTGAAGTCTCCAGTCAGGCTTTGACAGATGGGGAAATTGCGTGGAGAGAGGGAATGGGGTGGAAGGGGCAGCACCGGGTACTTGGAACAGCAGCAAAGCTCAGAGCAGCTTGTCAGGACTGAGAGGGGCTGAGGGAACTTTGCAAACACACCCACCGACCACGGcaagccagagctgcagggtggcCTCAGTTCTCCAAAGCTCTGGTCACGCCTTCATTCTGCACCCACAACACCCAAATTTCATCTCTGAAAGGCACACTCAAAGGCTGCCACCAAGGTGATATGGACACAACCTTAAGAGAAGGACATGGAATGTGATTTTTCCACAAAGAAATGCCCAAATGAtggcagagaaggaaagaggaggTTGTTGACCATCTGTTAGTAATTAATGGTTATTTGCTAAGAGGAACATAATACCAAGACTCAGAGGATATAAATTGTGAAACCTTACGGCTTGAATGCGGAATAAATGAATTGACGtcacagagcagcctgggaacAAAGGGATGGGCCCcgtttgttttttatttcttaaatttctGACAGAGGtcaagaaatacattttaaatgacAGATTAGTTTGTTGTTTGAAAGTAGGAAATCCAAATGGACCATAACACTGTGACAAATACAGCCAGAATAACTTCACGTTTCCCAGCTCCGCTCCCTTGACCCCACTGAAGACGCAAGGCCAGGAGCTCACTGTCATCCATCAGGAAACACTCCCAGGCATTGGGATCTTCCAGGATTTTGCAGAGTGACGTCCCCAGGagttcctcagcagctccctcagcattCCTGGCTGCAACACAATGACTGATGGACATCCAGTGGCACAGAACAGATTCCCAGTCTTCACAAGGCACAAACAAACCACAGCACATGAGTTACACCACAAAATTGCCTCACTGATGACATTGCAAATCTCCAGGGCAGTGGTTGTTTATTAAGCCTTCCTTGACAAACACTGAACAATCTAATCTCCCAAATACCAACTCCTGACAGAAAGCTGCCTCCAAGGTCAGATGGACATGGCCTCGAGAGCAGGACATGGAATTGCAGAATTGCATGAAGGAAAACACTCCCCAGCTCATGACTCACAAGGTTGGGCCAGccaagagctgctgcctcaAAATTGCCCCAAGGCCATGGGACAAGGCGGTCCCGCCCATCCAGGACCAGCATAAAAGCTGACCCAGAGCCTCTCTCCCTCACACACTTCTCCAGACTCCATCCGCTCCTGCTTCTTCCAAGAACCAGGTGAGCCTCAATCCCCtgaccctcctgctcctgcacccctgGCCCCTCCCAGCATGCTCAGCCTGAGCTTCTGCAGCCCTCACACCTCCGCACAACAGCCCCACAACAGCCTCCACACTCCCTCACTGCCCCTTGCAACCCTCACCCCCACCCTGCATTACCTCCTGCTTTTTCAGACACCCTCCACACCACACCCATGGCCTGCTACAACATCTGCCAACCCTGCGGACCCACCCCGCTGGCCAACAGCTGCAacgagccctgtgccctgcaatgcCAGGATTCCCGAGTTGTTATCCAGCCTTCCCCTGTGCTGgtcaccctgccaggacccatcatgacctccttcccccagaacaCCGCCGTTGGATCCACCTCCTCGGCTGCCGTGGGCACTGAGCTcaatgcccagggacagcccatcTCTGGCGGATTTGGTGGCTTTGGTTATGGCCTTGGCTATGGCCATGGATTTGGCTACGGGCTGGGAGGCCTGGGCTGCTATGGCAGAAGGGGCTATGGCTACAACTGCTAAGGGCCCTCAGCACCACCCCTGACACCACCAGCTCTGGGTctggccacagctcctgcaagcAAAGCACCTCGGCTGATGGTTGCCCTGCTTGCACCTCACTCTGGATCCcttccatttcattttcttgtctCTTTGTTCTTTTGCCTCAATAAagtttttctgcagaaaaacctGAGAtgtctcctcttcctttttgaaTCCCAGTGGTCTCACACCCTCACCCAGCACAGTGCCAGGGTTCAGTAGGACTTTGGTGACAGGAAAAGGGGCACAAGATTTTTCTCTAGGTAATATGTCAGCAATATTTAACAGAACTATCGCCTCCAGTAACAAACAAGAcctgcacaagaagcagagaaaggggggaaccttcaaaatattttacaatctAAACACTTTCTATACCAAAGGCTTTGGCACATTAATGCTCTTCTGCTCAAACTTTCTTTCTGCCAGCACACAAACTCTCTTCCCAGCAGGACCCCCAAGCCCTCTGAACAAACACTCATAAAATTTTCCACTTGGGCAGGAGCTCTGGAGTGCAAGCGCTTCATTCCCTGCAGCTCACGCAGGCCCAGCGAGAGCAGAGTTTCCCAGCACCATGGACAGTTCATGTTTTGATTTCCCAGCAGTCTccacctcctcttcccctccGTGACCAACCTCACACTGAAAAATCCGTGCTTTTCCCACAGAATTCCATgtttgtgacagtgttcacaggggtcttaggatgatggaagagatgaggatctgactccatgtttcagaaggcttgatttattattttgttatatatattatattaaaactatactaaaagaatagaagaaaggatttcatcagaaggctagctaagaatagaaaaagaaagaataataacaaaggtttgtgtctcggactttctgtctgagccagctgactgtgattggccattaattagaaacgtccaacatggaccaatcacagatccacctgttgcattccacagcagcagataatcaatgtttacattttgttcctgaggcctctcagcttctcatgaggaaaaatcctcaggaaaggatttttcataaaagatgtctgtgacacatgttttctcttttcccgTTTCCCTCTTGTCCTCCACGTGTGCCCTGCAGAGAACAGCAGAGCTCCCTCAGCTTCATCCTCTGCCCTCAGAGATTTGCACACACGGATGGCTGGGAGTCTCagctctcagcctctcctctaGGAAAAATCCTCCTTTAGAGCATTTCTGGCTCTGAAATGGTTTTGATTCACTAAATTGACTTCATTTTCACACTGGGGTGGCCAGGACTGCCCACAACCCTTCACATGTGACCCCACCGGTGATAAACAGACAGCAAAAGTCACCTCTCCCTGCTTGGTCAGCATTCCAGATCCTGGACACTTGAGGTCCCTGCTCCCAAAATGCTACAGGGACATCTCCTGGTCCATTTCTCCTCCACCACAACCACAAAGGCTTttctggagaagaaaacaattGTTCCAACTGAGACTCGGACATTTTATCCCATTTGGGATGACTCCTCTCACCAAGAATCAGGGCTTGGCTCCTGTCcttgctgagctccagcagatGCCCAGGACCACTCAGGTTTTCAGTGTTGGCCAAAAGGATCCAATTTTTGGATCCTGGGGATTTGCTGCCATCTGGACCTTGGGACACTGACCACAAGCCTCTGGGCCCAGCCCTTCAGAGCCTTCTCAGGCCACTGACACAACCTGGACTTGCCTGGCTGTTGAGGATCATGCAATGCTCGCCTCCAACAACCCTGGGCAACCTCCAAATCCTCATTCGGACCATCAGATACTGACCAGAGAAGTGTCCTCACACCTCAGCCCAAGTTGGGACCTAAAATGCCCTGGATATCAAAACTCTGAAATCAAGAGGGGCAATGGAAGAGCACAACCAACATCAAAGACAAGGTTTAATGTCAGAGTTTCCAGACTGGGGAAATGCAGAGAAAGAGGGAATGTGATGGAAGGGGCATCACTGTgggaacccagaacatccctctggcagtccaggatggccaggactcctgccagggggctcagaagccctggcagggagcccaaaacacctttgttttgattatgacctgtggagcaaattaccaaccttatatgaagacCAGCAATCCACAAGAGTTTAAGCAGAATGATAGTGACGTTATCACGGggtgaaaaaatagattttggggtttctggtaTGAGGGTTCAGGAGGCaggatggagggaactgggcatgtccagcctttctccttcttcttcttcttggcctccatcctctgctgtgatgttggcacttacagattggtttagagtagaagctcactgtctaacataggtgataggtattttgaaagtaattgtaaacattgtgtATGGAGTTTTTAGTGCAAAGGCATAacataaagacataacaccacctcagggggaggcagagtgcctggaactgtcctcTTGGGCggacctcggcagggcaggagaaaattttttatagataagatacaataaacaaccttgagaccgagaaccGAAGAgtcctgactccttcttcaagcgccaagctgggaaaagagactttcgaacttttcttggggtcactctgatAAACCAGAGATCCCGACACAGCACCAGATACTTGGAACAGCTGCAAAGCTCAGCCCGGCCTGACAAGGCTGAGAGAAACTGGGGACAACTCTTTACAGCATACCCACAAAGCCACAGCGCACCAGGGCCACGGGATGACCTAAATGATGACACCACAGCTCTCCAAAATCCTGGTCACGTCTTCGGCCTGCCCAGGCAAGAACCAtcagcagcaggatttggtCACTGTAATTTGCAATTAATTAAAAGCTGTCACCAAGGTCAGGTGGGCATGGCCTCAAGAGAGGGAGGTGGAATCACATCATTCACAAAGACACGCCGGAACCATGAGAGGGGAGGGACCACACTGGTTGTCTGTTAGTAATTATTAGGTTTTGCTCAGAGGGACACAATGTTAACATTTATAGAACAAAAGTTATGAAACCTCGTGGCTTGAATGCGGAATGAGAGAATCGAGGTCACAGCCCCGGCAAAAAGGGATCaggtttgttgtttgtttacTGGATTTCTAAACCAGGTCAAGGAATGCACTTTAAATGACAGCGAATGCTGTCTtgtaaatttgaaaaatacaaatgGAAGCAAACATTGGAACATCTCAGCCTGACTGTGCTCTCGTTTTCCAGATTGTCTCTCGATCTCACTCAAGACACAAGGCCAAGAAATCTCTTTCATCCATCACAAGGAACTTCCAGGCACCAGGACCTTGCCAAGCTGTTCCAGAGTGacctgcccaggagctcctcaAAGCTCCCTCAGCATTCCTGGATGGACACAATGACAGATGGACATCCAGCGGCACAGAACAGAGCCCCAGTCTTCACAAGGCAcccacaaaccacagcacacaAGTGCCACAAAATTATCTCACTGATGACATCGCAGATCTTCAGGGCCCTGGTTGCTTATTAAGCCCTCGCTGAAACACATTGAACAATCACATCCACCCAAATGCCAAATTATTAATGCTCCTGCCAAGGTCAAATGTACACAGCAACAAGAGCTGGACACGGAACTGCAAAATTGTGGGAGGGAAAACATTCCCCACCTCATTAATCACTAGTAACGAAAGAACTGCTGCCTCAAAAATACCCCAAGGCCATGGCACAAGGCTGTCCCACCCATCCAGGACCAGCATAAAAGCCGGCCCAGAGCCTCTCTCCCTCAAACACTTCTTCTCaagccttctcctcctgctgacTACCAGGTGAGCCTCAATACCCTGAATCCCCtgaccctcctgctcctgcacctctCACCCCTCTCTTCCAGcatgctcagccccagccccagcagctctcacgcctccccacagccccacaacAGCCTCCACactccctcaccctgctgcatCCCCACCCGGCCTCACCCCTCTCTCTTCCAGGCACCCTCCACTCAACACCCATGGCCTGCAACAGCCTCTGCCGTCCCTGCGGACCCACCCCGCTGGCCAACAGCTGCAacgagccctgtgccctgcaatgcCAGGATTCCCGAGTTGTTATCCAGCCTTCCCCTGTGCTGgtcaccctgccaggacccatCATGACCTCCTTCCCCCAGAGCACCGCCGTCGGATCCACCTCCTCGGCTGCCGTGGGCACTGAGCTcagtgtgcagggacagcccatctCTGGTGGCTTTGGTGGCTTTGGTTATGGCCTTGGCTATGGCCGTGGGTTTGGCTACGGGCTGGGAGGCCTGGGCTGCTATGGCAGAAGGGGCTATGGCTACATCTGCTAAGGGCCCTCAGCACCACCCCTGACACCAACCACTCCCTCCATGGAACTCATCTCAGGCATTGAAGACACATCTCTGGGACCAGATTCTCAAACAGACTCAGcacttccagctcctgctctgcgGGCACCAACCAAGGCAGCAGGCCTACTGTCCCCAAACGTGGCCCATCTGcctcctgctcttctcctgctccctgctctccatggaCCCTTTTTCTCTGTCCATTCCCCTCTGGACAAACCCCTTCTCCCAAGCCAGAGACCCTCGGGCacctctgcctggctgctcccactgtggGACAGGAAACCCCCGATGCTCCGGCCAGGCCTGCTGCAATGAAAGGATCTGTGCTGATGTTTGTCCTGTTCCACCTCAGACCACctccattttatttatttctcctgcttttttacTTGGTTTTTTTGCCTCAATAAAGTTTTCTTGCATCAtgattcctttttctttcttctaccAAGCTTCTTCCAACCACTGACAGCCTCAATCCAAGTTTCAATTTTCCATCAGCTCCAACAGGCCTCAGGTTTGGTGTTCACCCTTTTTCCACTCATCCCAGAAGAAATGACCCTCCAAGATGCCAAGGCTTATTCAGGGAAATATCTCAGCCCAATATTTCGCCTGgtttaatttttccttcctttttgaCCAATCTCCTTCCCTAACACCACTCCAtaaggagaaacagaaaggaattcTGGAGGCaggggagaaaggaggaggagaaaaaagaagtggGAAAAATGTGTTATTCCCTTCCATGGATTCAGCACTGACTTCAATGTCCCTATTTGTTGCAGTAAGgtagaaaaattatattaaaaattatttttaaaaattataaaaataattttacaaaaaattataaagaaaggCCTCATAAAATCAAGCCTGCTCTCCTACAATCAGTGGCTGGCCTTGTCAAGTTAGCACTTTGAAATTCTCCACGTGGGAGCAATCCTCGTATGAACAGTTTGTTAACAAAACAATCTATTCCTGCTTgaaaaaaacaacttacacCTGTACAAACTGTTTTTACAATGTTAGATAGAAAAATGATAATTATCTCTCACAAACAACTTTTCCTGTATGTACACAAAGGGCGTTTGAGTGACCAATCAATACAGAATAACAATTTATTACTAACCAATAAAGTAATTGGCAAGAAATTACCAACCAATTGGAGTCTGTAAAAGTGTAAAAAAACGAGTTATGTGAATAAAGAATGGGCTTTTGGAGTTATAAAATGGAATTATAGTCCAATATCCATTCCATAACCTGTAAGGAACCAACCAAACAAGCTCTGGTCCCTTTCGCACAGGGAAAACTTCCCTCATTGTCCGAGGCATCTCCTGTGTCCTGCGTCAAAGCCAAGGCCAAGGAATGGCCACAAAAACCATCCCGTGCCTCACTTCaatccctggaagcattcaaggccAGGATGGGTTGGTTTATAAACAATTCCCCAGGGAAttagaaatatttgttttggaAAGCAAATATTGAAAAACTCCTTCCCGGAATTCCCCACCCCTGAGAGGGACCAACATCCATGTGGGaatggcacttggggacatggtttggAGTGGctttggcactgctgggggaagagcaggactcagtctcagagggcttttccaatcTCAATAATTCCACGATTTTATGCCCCTTTGGAAGCTGATTTCAAGATTTCAATTCcttacaataaaaaaataaaaataaaaataaaaataaaaataaaaataaaaataaaaataaaaataaaaataaaaa encodes:
- the LOC131561860 gene encoding feather keratin-like gives rise to the protein MRESRSQPRQKGISNERTAASKIPQGHGTRLSHPSRTSIKAGPEPLSLKHFFSSLLLLLLSLPGTLHSTPMACNSLCRPCGPTPLANSCNEPCALQCQDSRVVIQPSPVLVTLPGPIMTSFPQSTAVGSTSSAAVGTELSVQGQPISGGFGGFGYGLGYGRGFGYGLGGLGCYGRRGYGYIC
- the LOC131561715 gene encoding feather keratin 2-like gives rise to the protein MSSAWHKAVPPIQDQHKSRPRASLPHTLLLTPSAPASFKNQATPMACNSLCSPCGPTPLANSCNEPCALQCQDSRVVIQPSPVLVTLPGPIMTSFPQNTAVGSTSSAAVGTELSVQGQPISGGFGGFGYGLGYGRGFGYGLGGLGCYGRRGYGYIC
- the LOC131561795 gene encoding feather keratin-like; this encodes MASRAGHGIAELHEGKHSPAHDSQGHGTRRSRPSRTSIKADPEPLSLTHFSRLHPLLLLPNTLHTTPMACYNICQPCGPTPLANSCNEPCALQCQDSRVVIQPSPVLVTLPGPIMTSFPQNTAVGSTSSAAVGTELNAQGQPISGGFGGFGYGLGYGHGFGYGLGGLGCYGRRGYGYNC